Proteins encoded within one genomic window of Trichomycterus rosablanca isolate fTriRos1 chromosome 7, fTriRos1.hap1, whole genome shotgun sequence:
- the gpr61 gene encoding G-protein coupled receptor 61 translates to MDPAASLHALWNLTSKQQFTSGQANGSGVTVSKDGTLFHMLALCTMVLMDILAVVGNLAIMAVIARVPRLHKFIFVFHLCLVDLLAALVLMPLGMLTEQAFFNETMCQAYLCLSVGLISAAILTISAINVERYYYIVHPMRYEVKMTIGLVVTVLIGIWIKATFMAVLPLMGWTQKEDETLSNLVLEPRCCSLHSINRGPQRLGFMVLFALIYFLCPVFVILVVYCNMFKVARVAAMQPGPVPTWVETPRPRSDSLSSRSSTAASLRTTRNTPQRTFGGGKAAVVLVAVGGQFLGCWLPYFSFHLYSAIVSSSPASLAQVEDVVTWIGYFCFTSNPIFYGCLNRQIREELAKNVACVFKWGRPHDDEQLPSREASIEENFLQFLQGTGCNMGPRNSQSISVLQKDEDDALSDQFRPSVDFHIPGQIMEETSEFIDQQQLNDLNITNNCIKTMPELQG, encoded by the coding sequence ATGGATCCTGCTGCCTCCCTCCACGCTCTGTGGAACCTCACAAGCAAGCAGCAGTTTACCAGTGGCCAGGCTAATGGCTCAGGAGTGACTGTGTCCAAGGATGGAACTCTGTTCCACATGCTGGCACTTTGCACCATGGTCCTGATGGACATCCTGGCGGTGGTGGGCAACTTGGCCATAATGGCGGTCATTGCTAGGGTACCACGATTGCACAAGTTTATCTTTGTCTTCCACCTGTGTCTGGTGGACCTGTTAGCTGCACTAGTCCTGATGCCTCTGGGAATGCTGACGGAGCAGGCCTTCTTTAACGAAACCATGTGCCAGGCATATCTGTGCTTGAGTGTTGGCCTCATCAGTGCAGCCATCCTCACCATCTCGGCGATTAACGTGGAGAGGTACTACTACATCGTGCATCCCATGCGGTATGAGGTTAAAATGACCATTGGCCTTGTAGTTACTGTTTTGATTGGCATATGGATCAAAGCAACATTTATGGCTGTTCTTCCTTTGATGGGTTGGACACAAAAGGAGGATGAGACACTTTCAAATCTGGTCCTAGAACCAAGATGCTGCTCTTTACATTCGATCAACAGGGGTCCCCAGCGCTTGGGGTTCATGGTTCTCTTTGCACTCATATACTTCCTCTGTCCGGTTTTTGTCATCCTGGTGGTGTACTGTAATATGTTTAAGGTAGCCAGGGTAGCGGCTATGCAACCGGGTCCCGTGCCAACGTGGGTGGAAACACCACGGCCACGTTCGGACTCTTTAAGCAGTCGATCCAGCACAGCAGCGAGCCTCAGAACAACTCGCAACACGCCACAGAGGACGTTCGGCGGTGGCAAGGCTGCAGTTGTACTGGTGGCTGTTGGGGGTCAATTCCTGGGCTGCTGGCTCCCTTACTTTTCTTTCCACCTCTACTCAGCCATTGTTTCATCCTCTCCTGCCTCACTGGCTCAAGTAGAAGATGTAGTCACCTGGATTGGCTACTTCTGCTTTACCTCCAATCCTATTTTCTATGGCTGCCTGAACCGACAAATCCGTGAGGAACTGGCAAAAAACGTGGCGTGCGTCTTCAAGTGGGGACGGCCACACGACGACGAGCAGTTGCCCAGCAGGGAGGCTTCCATCGAGGAGAACTTCCTGCAATTCCTTCAAGGCACTGGTTGCAACATGGGACCCAGGAACTCACAAagcatttcagtcctgcaaaAGGATGAGGATGATGCTCTGTCAGATCAGTTCAGGCCTTCAGTTGACTTTCATATCCCAGGCCAGATCATGGAAGAGACGTCAGAGTTTATTGATCAGCAACAGCTGAATGATCTTAATATAACAAACAACTGTATCAAGACTATGCCTGAGCTGCAGGGTTAA